A genomic stretch from Aedes albopictus strain Foshan chromosome 2, AalbF5, whole genome shotgun sequence includes:
- the LOC109401719 gene encoding pancreatic triacylglycerol lipase — MKLPGVASVLSCAPAVLIGLICLTLGLLVEPIQAQNQQDPNNVFNTSSCLEKPYRCPHPRIKFYLYTKRTQQNPELIDVLDQESLYNTHWNPKHPVKIVIHGFGGGRNLSPSPDMRKAYFIRGSYNIIIVDYGSAVTEPCLSQIEWAPRFGSLCVSQLVKYLAKHPRGVPPDSMHLIGYSVGAHIAGLVANYLTPEEGKLGRITGLDPTIFFYAGTNNSRDLDTSDAHFVDIIHTGAGILGQWSASGHADFYVNGGTSQPGCASTTIFQTLACDHTKVTPYFIESINSERGFWAGPCSTLVSYLLGWCEPKDSDYVLMGEHVSHKARGVYYVTTNAKPPYARGFPGKNRRTAKNSEYGGVRRK; from the exons CACAAAACCAGCAAGACCCCAACAATGTGTTCAACACCAGCTCGTGTCTGGAGAAACCCTATCGCTGCCCTCACCCACGAATCAAGTTCTACCTCTACACCAAACGTACCCAGCAGAACCCGGAGCTGATCGATGTTCTGGATCAGGAGTCTCTCTACAACACCCACTGGAATCCGAAGCACCCAGTGAAAATTGTCATCCATGGATTCGGTGGGGGTCGCAACCTTTCACCCAGCCCCGACATGAGGAAGGCTTACTTCATTCGGGGTAGCTATAACATCATCATCGTCGATTACGGGTCGGCAGTAACGGAGCCATGTCTGAGCCAAATCGAGTGGGCGCCTCGCTTCGGAAGCTTGTGCGTGTCGCAACTAGTCAAATACTTGGCCAAGCACCCGCGAGGTGTTCCCCCCGATAGTATGCACCTGATCGGGTACAGTGTGGGGGCGCACATTGCTGGACTGGTGGCGAACTACCTGACGCCGGAGGAAGGAAAACTGGGGCGGATCACTGGATTGGATCCGACGATTTTCTTCTATGCAGGAACGAACAACTCGAGAGATTTGGATACCAGTGATGCACATTTTGTAGATATTATTCATACCGGAGCCGGAATTTTGGGGCAATGGAGCGCGAGTGGACATGCCGATTTCTACGTGAATGGTGGAACTAGTCAGCCGGGCTGTGCGAGCACTACAATATTTC AAACGCTCGCCTGCGACCACACCAAAGTAACGCCGTACTTCATCGAATCGATCAACAGCGAACGTGGGTTCTGGGCTGGTCCCTGTTCCACGTTGGTGTCCTACCTGCTGGGCTGGTGTGAACCCAAGGACTCCGATTACGTACTGATGGGCGAGCACGTTTCCCATAA AGCTCGTGGAGTGTACTACGTAACGACGAACGCCAAACCCCCTTACGCCAGGGGCTTTCCGGGGAAGAATCGACGAACGGCCAAAAACAGCGAATACGGTGGCGTCCGGCGGAAGTGA